In Waddliaceae bacterium, a genomic segment contains:
- a CDS encoding DUF493 domain-containing protein has product MEEKEQELQFPCEYPIKIMGKVSEDFEAAVGKILKKHGGEDIFTVVSRKESAKGTYLSITVTFVAQGREDVDAIYRDLSLCEHVVMTM; this is encoded by the coding sequence ATGGAAGAAAAAGAACAAGAACTACAATTTCCCTGCGAATACCCTATAAAGATTATGGGTAAAGTTTCCGAGGATTTCGAAGCTGCCGTCGGCAAGATTCTCAAAAAGCATGGTGGCGAAGATATTTTCACTGTCGTTTCGCGGAAAGAGAGTGCCAAAGGGACATATCTTTCTATTACTGTGACGTTCGTCGCCCAGGGTCGTGAAGACGTCGACGCTATATACCGCGATCTTTCGCTGTGCGAGCATGTCGTCATGACAATGTGA